Within Paralichthys olivaceus isolate ysfri-2021 chromosome 19, ASM2471397v2, whole genome shotgun sequence, the genomic segment AATCGTTGTCACCGGAGGAGTTTGGTTGGAAGTGAACAACCAtcaactgtctgtgtgttttcttttctccacccTGCAGCAAGACCAGGGCGTTTACCAGAGCAAAGTCCGGGACATGATCGGTGAGAATAAAGCTCGACTCATCGTCAACATCAACGACCTGAGGAGACGCAACGAGGTCCGAGCTGCCAAGtaagtctctctgtctctctctctgtgtgtgtgtgtctgtctttgtgtgttgggTTTGATTAAGTGGAGCAACTTGGTACAAAGAGCTGTTCTGAGCATGCGTGGATCCATATGAGTTTTTGTGACTATTCTCACAATTTAGAATGTGTTGCATACAGGAGCGTTTCTAGGGATTTTGGGGCCCTACATCAAACCAAATggcaactttatttataaagcacagtTCACTACTAAGAAAATCGTGAAAAACACTTACACCATATAGCAGCACGATGTGTAACATTACTTTTTATTCTATACTGTTTTATTCTGAGTCACAGCAAAACATCATGGTTTCACTTCCAATGTAAATGTTTATGATTGACAGTTAATACATAAAGTGTTCACTATGGAAGCTATAGAGACACATTCCTGTGTcttggtgtcttctacgtgaaaacaaaaacatttctctctttaGTCCATGACCCAAATATTCATTGATTCACCAGACTGATGAAAAACGCCTTTGAGGAGCTGCTCGCTTTCCAGCGGGCACTGAAGGACGTGGTGGCCTCGGTGGACGCCACCTACGCCAAGCAGTATGAGGAGTTCTTCATCGCCCTGGAGGGCAGCTTCGGCTCCATGCACGTCACCCCCCGCACCCTCACGTCCCGTCTGCTGGGCAGCATGGTCTGTGTAGAGGGCATCATCACCAAGTGTAAGTTCTGTATTGATCACCCCCTCCGCCTCTTTTGGGATCTACAGGCTACCCTCTGTAACACCATCTTAAGTCATGTGGTGGtttttgaagaatatttagTCATTGTCCCCTACGTGTTTCAGGAGGGGCTCATAATAATAGTTATATAATGAGATTCTTAGATtaatttccttctttttcttcaggTTCTCTGGTGCGTCCCAAAGTGGTGCGCAGCGTCCACTACTGCCCAGCCACTAAGAAGACGATGGAGAGGAAGTACACAGACATGACCTCCCTGGACGCTTTCCCTTCCAGTGCCATATACCCCACCAAGGTAACTTAGAGGAAATGCAGGTTGATCCATGTGGCGTCAATCAGAAGAAAAGGCTCCAACAAACATGTCAACAAGTCACAACATCCATACTCACTTTATTCCTCTCCTAATAGGACGAGGAGAACAACCCACTGGAGACGGAGTTTGGTTTGTCCATCTACAAGGACCACCAGACCATCACGGTGCAGGAGATGCCAGAGAAGGCGCCCGCCGGCCAGCTCCCCCGATCCGTGGACATCATCCTGGACAACGACCTGGTGGACGTGGTCAAACCAGGAGACAGAGTGCAGGTGATCGGGACGTACCGCTGTCTGCCTGGAAAGAAGGGAGGATTCACCTCCGGCACGTTCCGGTGAGACACCAGCTCGTATGTTAACTGTCGCAGCTGCAGCTGTCATCCGCCTGTGTCTCACGAATTTTGCAACCCTTCCTTTCTCAGGACCATCATGATCGCCTGCCACGTCAAACAGATGAGCAAGGAGGTGTCCCCGTCCTTCTCTGCTGATGATGTGGCCAAAATCAGGAACTTCAGCCAGAGTCGCTCCATAGTAAGACCTCGTGCTCTCATTTGTACACGAAAAGCAAGTAAGTCTAACACGAGAAGATTCAAAACCTCTTCTGCTTTCACACAGGATGTGTTCGACCAGCTGTCTCGCTCCCTGGCTCCCAGTATTCACGGACACCAGTACATCAAGAAGGCCATCCTGTGCATGCTGCTCGGTGGCGTGGAGAAGGTGCTGGAAAACGGCTCCCGCATCAGAGGAGACATCAACGTCCTCCTCATTGGTACCAGCGTGCTCCCTGCCAATGTTCTCATTCAAGCTTGAGTCGAACGTCAGACTGATGTCGTCGTGcattttcctttgttttgatCAGGTGATCCATCAGTGGCCAAGTCCCAGCTGCTGCGTTACGTTCTCCACACAGCACCCAGAGCCATCCCCACCACTGGACGAGGCTCCTCTGGTGTGGGTCTGACCGCTGCCGTCACCACCGACCAGGAGACCGGTACGACACACAGATACATCCACTGGCCCACAAATGTACTGTTGATCTTAAAGTTTCGGTTCTGACCAGAGCATGTGACCTCATCTTTTCTCCATTAGGTGAACGCCGTCTGGAGGCAGGCGCCATGGTTCTGGCTGACCGGGGCGTGGTGTGCATTGACGAGTTCGACAAGATGTCCGACATGGACCGTACGGCCATCCACGAGGTGATGGAGCAGGGCCGCGTCACCATCGCCAAGGCTGGGATCCACGCCCGCCTCAATGCTCGCTGCTCCGTACTGGCAGCTGCCAACCCCGTCTATGGCAGGGTAGGTCACCACATAACCGCTAATGTGTGATGCAGCTGctgccctgttttttttttttttcccttcatccAAAACTCTCCTTTCCTCGTCTTCACAGTACGACCAGTATAAAACCCCCATGGAGAACATCGGCCTGCAGGACTCGCTGCTGTCACGTTTCGACCTCCTCTTCATCGTGCTGGATCAGATGGACCCCGAGCAGGACCGCGAGATCTCCGACCACGTGCTGAGGATGCACCGCTACCGTGACCCCCGCGAGCAGGATGGAGCAGGTACTGTGAATCAGGCCTGTTCTGTTTTAACAAGTTAAtacttatttaaaaatgtcaaatgatgCATTTCATCGTTTTCTGCTGTTTTAGCCATGGCACTGGGCGGGAGCGTAGACGTCCTGGCTACAGAGGACCCAGACGCTATAGTAGAGGAGCACGAGGAGCTGCAGATCTATGAGAAGCATAACAACCTGCTGCATGGGAGCAAGAGGAAGaagtatgcacacacacctctgtcctGGAACAATGGAAACACACCACAAACGTTTGTCCTCTGTAGACGCCATGagcttgtgtaaaaaaaacattgggtTAAATGAATCATTCTTTTGTTTCAGGGATAAGATCGTGAGTAAGGAATTCATGAGGAAGTACATCCACATCGCCAAGGGTGTGACGCCTGTGCTGACGGAGGAGGCTGCCAATCACATCGCAGAGGAGTACTCAAGACTGAGGAGCCAGGAGCAGCTGGCTGCTGATATCGCCAGGGTGAGCCGGAGCAGGACTG encodes:
- the mcm3 gene encoding DNA replication licensing factor MCM3, with protein sequence MATDVVDDLEMREAQRDYLDFLDDDQDQGVYQSKVRDMIGENKARLIVNINDLRRRNEVRAAKLMKNAFEELLAFQRALKDVVASVDATYAKQYEEFFIALEGSFGSMHVTPRTLTSRLLGSMVCVEGIITKCSLVRPKVVRSVHYCPATKKTMERKYTDMTSLDAFPSSAIYPTKDEENNPLETEFGLSIYKDHQTITVQEMPEKAPAGQLPRSVDIILDNDLVDVVKPGDRVQVIGTYRCLPGKKGGFTSGTFRTIMIACHVKQMSKEVSPSFSADDVAKIRNFSQSRSIDVFDQLSRSLAPSIHGHQYIKKAILCMLLGGVEKVLENGSRIRGDINVLLIGDPSVAKSQLLRYVLHTAPRAIPTTGRGSSGVGLTAAVTTDQETGERRLEAGAMVLADRGVVCIDEFDKMSDMDRTAIHEVMEQGRVTIAKAGIHARLNARCSVLAAANPVYGRYDQYKTPMENIGLQDSLLSRFDLLFIVLDQMDPEQDREISDHVLRMHRYRDPREQDGAAMALGGSVDVLATEDPDAIVEEHEELQIYEKHNNLLHGSKRKKDKIVSKEFMRKYIHIAKGVTPVLTEEAANHIAEEYSRLRSQEQLAADIARTSPVTARTLETLIRLSTAHAKARMSKAVEMEDSEVAVELVQFAYFKKVLEKEKKRSRKERDSGSEEEEEEEETSTQRSQRTQRKRGRHSSQGTEAYSPYDFSEEQNVPEIQAGTPKPAKPQREEAEPMDATSQAKDAELSAERMKEFKSSLFAVFQSAHAQSVKMKNLMEDINKEREKRFTEPEVRAALTRMQDDNQVMMADDIIFLI